From the Pseudomonas sp. SORT22 genome, one window contains:
- a CDS encoding PLP-dependent cysteine synthase family protein, whose translation MTDHRQWAREAIRIIEADFQRSADTHLIPLPLPGFPEVELYFKDESSHPTGSLKHRLARSLFLYALCNGWLRPGAPVIEASSGSTAISEAYFARLLGLPFIAVVPASTSQEKIAQIAFYGGQSHLVQDPTQIYAESERLARESGGHFMDQFTYAERATDWRANNNIAESIFAQMRFEQFPEPSWLISSPGTGGTTATLGRYVRYRQHATRVLCADAERSVFFDCYKTGDRSLRLDCGSRIEGIGRPRVEASFLAQVIDAMVKVPDALSLAAMHYLAQRLGRRVGGSSGTNLIGALAAAQHMRAAGEAGSIVAILCDGGDRYATTYYDQDWLSGQGYQLEGMIAAVTACVERGEALPESVLREGV comes from the coding sequence ATGACCGATCACCGCCAGTGGGCCCGTGAAGCCATCCGCATCATCGAAGCGGACTTCCAGCGCAGCGCCGATACCCACCTGATCCCGCTGCCGCTGCCTGGGTTTCCTGAGGTCGAGCTGTATTTCAAGGATGAGTCGAGCCACCCCACCGGCAGCCTCAAGCACCGGCTCGCGCGTTCGTTGTTTCTTTATGCCCTGTGTAACGGCTGGTTGCGTCCGGGCGCGCCGGTGATCGAGGCGTCGAGCGGCTCGACGGCGATTTCCGAAGCCTACTTTGCGCGCTTGCTTGGGCTGCCCTTCATTGCCGTGGTACCGGCCAGTACCTCGCAGGAAAAGATCGCCCAGATCGCCTTCTATGGTGGCCAGAGCCACCTGGTGCAGGATCCGACGCAGATCTACGCCGAGTCCGAGCGTCTGGCCCGGGAAAGCGGCGGACACTTCATGGACCAGTTCACCTATGCCGAGCGCGCTACCGACTGGCGGGCGAACAACAACATCGCCGAGTCGATCTTTGCCCAGATGCGCTTCGAGCAATTCCCCGAACCGAGCTGGCTGATTTCCAGCCCCGGTACCGGTGGCACTACCGCGACCCTGGGCCGTTACGTGCGTTATCGCCAGCACGCCACCCGAGTGTTGTGCGCCGATGCCGAGCGCTCGGTATTTTTCGACTGCTACAAGACCGGTGACCGCTCGCTGCGCCTGGACTGCGGTTCGCGCATCGAAGGCATCGGCCGGCCGCGGGTCGAGGCGTCATTCCTGGCGCAGGTGATTGACGCCATGGTCAAGGTGCCGGACGCCCTGTCACTGGCGGCCATGCATTACCTGGCCCAGCGCCTGGGTCGGCGGGTCGGCGGCTCCAGCGGCACCAACCTGATCGGCGCCCTGGCGGCGGCGCAACACATGCGCGCGGCGGGGGAGGCCGGCTCGATCGTGGCGATCCTCTGCGACGGCGGCGATCGCTACGCCACTACCTACTATGACCAGGACTGGTTGAGCGGGCAGGGGTATCAGCTGGAGGGGATGATCGCGGCGGTGACGGCGTGTGTCGAGCGCGGTGAGGCGTTGCCGGAGTCGGTGTTGCGCGAGGGCGTTTGA
- a CDS encoding glycine zipper 2TM domain-containing protein: MRKSVLLVASFTTMSLLLGGCASSLTGDSYSRDEARRVQTVRMGTIESLRPVKIEGTKTPIGGGAGAIVGGVAGSAVGGGRGSIVAAVIGAVAGGLAGSAAEEGLTRTQGVEITVREDDGSMRAYVQAVQQNEIFRVGERVRIMTVDGTSRVTH; the protein is encoded by the coding sequence ATGCGTAAATCTGTTCTGCTGGTGGCAAGCTTCACCACAATGTCGCTGCTGCTTGGTGGTTGTGCCTCGAGCCTGACCGGCGATTCGTACTCCCGTGATGAAGCGCGCCGTGTGCAGACCGTGCGCATGGGCACCATCGAGTCCCTGCGGCCGGTAAAAATCGAAGGGACCAAGACCCCGATCGGCGGCGGCGCCGGTGCCATCGTCGGCGGCGTCGCCGGCAGTGCGGTAGGTGGTGGCCGCGGCAGTATCGTTGCCGCCGTGATCGGCGCCGTGGCCGGTGGCCTGGCAGGCTCCGCCGCCGAAGAAGGCCTGACCCGCACCCAAGGCGTGGAAATCACCGTGCGTGAAGATGACGGCAGCATGCGTGCCTACGTGCAGGCCGTGCAGCAGAACGAGATCTTCCGCGTCGGCGAGCGTGTGCGGATCATGACCGTCGACGGCACCAGTCGCGTCACTCACTGA
- a CDS encoding NAD(P)/FAD-dependent oxidoreductase gives MLRITELKLPLDHPDEALREAIVQRLGISDEQLLDFTLFKRSYDARKKNSELLFIYTIDLQASNEAELLQKFADDHNVNVAPDVSYKVVGQAPADLQERPIVVGFGPCGIFAGLLLAQMGFKPIILERGKEVRQRTKDTWGLWRKSVLNPESNVQFGEGGAGTFSDGKLYSQIKDPQHHGRKVLHEFVRAGAPDEILYVSKPHIGTFRLTGMVENMRQEIQALGGEVRFEQKVTDLLMDDGQLNGVVLESGEQLHSRHVVLALGHSARDTFRMLHARGVFMEAKPFSIGFRIEHPQSLIDQARLGKYAGHPKLGAADYKLVYHAKNGRSVYSFCMCPGGTVVAATSEPGRVVTNGMSQYSRNERNANSGIVVGITPEQDYPGGPLAGIELQEKLEAHAYVLGGSNYQAPAQLVGDFVAGRPSTAIGSVEPSYKPGVNLGDLAPSLPDFAIEAIREALPAFDRQIKGYNLPDAVLTGIETRTSSPLRITRDASMQSLNLKGLFPAGEGAGYAGGILSAGVDGIRIAEAVARSMLGLQA, from the coding sequence ATGTTACGAATCACCGAACTGAAGCTGCCGCTGGATCATCCTGATGAAGCCCTGCGCGAGGCCATCGTGCAACGCCTTGGGATCAGCGACGAGCAACTGCTGGACTTCACCCTGTTCAAGCGCAGCTACGATGCGCGCAAGAAGAACAGCGAGCTGCTGTTCATCTACACCATCGACCTGCAGGCGAGCAACGAAGCCGAACTGCTGCAAAAGTTCGCCGACGATCACAACGTCAACGTCGCCCCCGATGTCAGCTACAAAGTGGTTGGCCAGGCACCTGCCGACCTGCAGGAGCGGCCCATTGTGGTCGGCTTCGGCCCGTGCGGGATCTTCGCCGGCCTGCTGCTGGCGCAGATGGGCTTCAAGCCGATCATCCTCGAGCGCGGCAAGGAAGTTCGCCAGCGCACCAAGGACACCTGGGGCCTGTGGCGCAAAAGCGTGCTCAATCCCGAGTCGAACGTGCAGTTCGGCGAAGGCGGCGCCGGGACCTTCTCCGACGGCAAGCTGTACAGCCAGATCAAGGACCCGCAGCACCACGGCCGCAAGGTATTGCACGAGTTCGTCAGAGCCGGTGCACCGGACGAGATCCTCTACGTCAGCAAGCCGCACATCGGTACCTTCCGCCTGACCGGCATGGTCGAAAACATGCGTCAGGAAATTCAGGCGCTGGGCGGCGAAGTACGCTTCGAACAGAAGGTCACCGACCTGTTGATGGACGACGGCCAGCTCAATGGCGTAGTCCTGGAAAGTGGCGAACAGCTGCACTCGCGCCACGTCGTCCTGGCCCTGGGCCACAGTGCCCGTGACACCTTCCGCATGCTGCACGCCCGTGGCGTGTTCATGGAAGCCAAGCCGTTCTCCATCGGTTTTCGGATCGAGCACCCGCAATCGCTGATCGACCAGGCGCGCCTGGGCAAGTATGCCGGCCACCCGAAACTCGGTGCAGCCGATTACAAGCTGGTGTACCACGCCAAGAACGGCCGTTCGGTCTACAGCTTCTGCATGTGCCCGGGCGGCACCGTGGTTGCCGCTACCAGCGAGCCGGGCCGGGTAGTCACCAACGGCATGAGCCAGTACTCGCGTAACGAGCGCAATGCCAACTCCGGTATTGTTGTCGGCATTACCCCCGAGCAGGACTACCCGGGTGGCCCGCTGGCCGGTATCGAGCTGCAGGAAAAACTCGAAGCCCACGCTTACGTGCTGGGCGGCAGCAACTACCAGGCACCTGCGCAGCTGGTCGGTGACTTCGTTGCCGGGCGGCCGTCCACCGCCATCGGCAGTGTCGAGCCGTCCTACAAACCGGGGGTGAACCTCGGCGACCTGGCGCCAAGCCTGCCGGATTTTGCCATCGAAGCCATTCGCGAAGCATTGCCAGCCTTCGATCGGCAGATCAAGGGCTACAACCTGCCAGACGCGGTGTTGACCGGGATCGAAACCCGCACCTCATCGCCGCTGCGCATCACCCGTGATGCCAGCATGCAGAGCCTGAACCTCAAGGGCCTGTTCCCGGCGGGTGAAGGTGCTGGTTATGCCGGCGGGATCCTTTCGGCAGGTGTCGACGGGATTCGCATTGCGGAAGCGGTGGCGCGCAGCATGCTCGGTCTGCAGGCCTGA
- a CDS encoding membrane protein, translated as MRAAPSLLLVALLPLFAGCQMLAEKPQAASTAGQTRMQGELTAQGGQLLFKPCEETRRFAVTDSGNTGLLQEASALAATPGTLFADVRGTLSASAKAGNDGQLNVQRLYRIEHSSSACSDPNFKRLTLRASGHEPDWNLKAGGKGMVLERLGQPTLAVPFLEEQLPDGRFSLNTEANGQKVELWVAPQRCVDSATGSVQHLIAELRVDGQTLRGCAYYGGSRND; from the coding sequence ATGCGTGCCGCCCCTTCGCTGTTGCTTGTCGCCTTGTTGCCGCTGTTCGCCGGCTGCCAGATGCTGGCTGAAAAGCCGCAAGCCGCCTCTACCGCCGGCCAGACCCGCATGCAGGGCGAACTGACGGCCCAGGGCGGACAGCTGCTGTTCAAGCCCTGTGAAGAGACCCGCCGCTTTGCCGTGACCGACAGCGGCAACACCGGCCTGCTGCAGGAAGCCAGCGCGCTGGCGGCCACCCCCGGCACCCTGTTCGCCGACGTGCGCGGTACCTTGTCGGCCAGCGCAAAGGCCGGCAACGACGGCCAGTTGAACGTACAACGCCTGTACCGCATCGAACACTCCAGCAGCGCCTGCAGCGACCCCAACTTCAAGCGCCTGACCCTGCGCGCCAGTGGCCACGAGCCGGACTGGAACCTCAAGGCCGGCGGCAAGGGCATGGTCCTCGAACGCCTCGGCCAGCCAACACTGGCGGTCCCTTTCCTGGAAGAACAGCTGCCCGACGGGCGCTTCAGCCTCAACACCGAGGCCAACGGCCAGAAAGTCGAGCTCTGGGTCGCTCCGCAACGCTGCGTCGACAGCGCCACCGGCAGTGTCCAGCATCTGATCGCCGAGCTACGGGTGGACGGCCAGACCCTGCGCGGCTGCGCCTACTACGGTGGCTCACGCAACGACTGA
- a CDS encoding LysR family transcriptional regulator, with protein MSDLDDLAAFAVLMDAGSFTLAAQQLGWSKGQLSKRISALEASHSVKLLHRTTRRLSLTAAGAMLLPQAQALVRQMEGARQTLAMLKDELAGPVRITVPVSLGETFFEGLLLEFAARYPDLQVELELNNGYRDLLGDGFDLAIRTDVQDDARLVARPVLAMQELTCASPAYLQRYGEPMVPGELSSHRCLLNSHYSGREEWLYHQQHELLRVQVAGSFASNHYSLLKKAALLGAGVARLPSYMLHAELADGRLQWLLRDYQTRSVPLFLVHPYQGGMPQRVQVLADYLLAWFRRSSQALRTL; from the coding sequence ATGAGCGACCTCGATGATCTGGCGGCCTTTGCCGTGCTGATGGATGCCGGCAGCTTTACCTTGGCCGCACAACAACTGGGCTGGAGCAAGGGGCAACTGTCCAAGCGCATCAGCGCCCTTGAAGCCAGCCATTCGGTGAAGTTGCTGCACCGCACTACCCGGCGGCTGAGCCTGACCGCTGCCGGCGCCATGTTGCTGCCCCAGGCGCAGGCACTGGTGCGGCAAATGGAAGGGGCGCGGCAAACCCTGGCCATGCTCAAGGACGAATTGGCGGGACCGGTGCGTATCACCGTGCCGGTGTCGTTGGGCGAGACGTTTTTTGAAGGATTGCTGCTGGAGTTCGCCGCTCGCTACCCGGACCTGCAAGTGGAGCTTGAGCTCAATAACGGCTATCGCGACTTGCTGGGCGACGGCTTTGACCTGGCGATTCGCACCGATGTCCAGGATGACGCGCGACTGGTTGCCCGCCCGGTGCTGGCCATGCAGGAGCTGACCTGCGCCAGCCCGGCCTACTTGCAGCGCTATGGCGAACCGATGGTGCCGGGCGAACTGAGCAGCCATCGCTGCCTGCTCAACAGCCATTACAGCGGCCGTGAAGAGTGGTTGTATCACCAGCAGCACGAACTGTTGCGGGTGCAGGTGGCGGGCAGCTTTGCCAGCAATCATTACAGTTTGCTGAAGAAGGCGGCGCTGCTGGGCGCCGGGGTCGCCCGTCTGCCGTCGTACATGCTCCATGCAGAACTGGCTGACGGCCGCTTGCAGTGGTTGCTGCGCGACTATCAGACGCGCAGCGTGCCGTTGTTCCTGGTGCACCCCTATCAAGGCGGGATGCCGCAGCGGGTCCAGGTGCTGGCCGATTACCTGCTGGCCTGGTTCAGGCGCAGCAGCCAGGCCTTGCGGACCCTGTAG
- a CDS encoding short chain dehydrogenase, with amino-acid sequence MKILLIGASGTIGSAVAKELEQRHEVLRIGRSSGDYQVDISDSASIRRLFEQTGRFDALVCAAGNVTFAALDEMNAEHFALGLNDKLMGQVNLLLIGREFINDGGSFTFTSGILNRDPIRTGASAALVNGALDAFVKAAAIELPRGLRVNTISPTVLVEAMPAYAPYFRGFKPVPAADVALAYAKSVEGLQTGQTYQVG; translated from the coding sequence ATGAAAATCCTGTTGATCGGCGCCAGCGGTACCATCGGTTCGGCGGTTGCCAAAGAGCTGGAGCAACGTCATGAAGTGCTGCGCATCGGCCGCAGCAGCGGCGACTATCAGGTGGACATCAGCGACAGCGCCTCGATCCGGCGCCTGTTCGAGCAAACCGGCCGCTTCGATGCCCTGGTCTGCGCCGCCGGCAATGTCACCTTCGCCGCCCTCGATGAAATGAACGCGGAGCACTTCGCCCTGGGCCTGAACGACAAGCTCATGGGCCAGGTCAACCTGCTGCTGATCGGCCGCGAGTTCATCAATGATGGCGGCTCGTTCACCTTTACCAGCGGCATCCTCAACCGCGACCCGATTCGCACCGGGGCCTCGGCCGCGCTGGTTAACGGCGCCCTCGATGCGTTCGTCAAGGCTGCCGCCATCGAATTGCCCCGTGGCCTGCGGGTCAACACCATCAGCCCCACTGTACTGGTCGAAGCCATGCCGGCCTATGCGCCATATTTTCGCGGTTTCAAACCCGTTCCGGCCGCCGACGTGGCACTGGCCTATGCCAAGAGCGTCGAAGGTTTGCAAACCGGCCAGACCTACCAGGTGGGCTAA
- the nhaA gene encoding Na+/H+ antiporter NhaA yields the protein MPLRSTFTRFFQLEAASGLLLIAAAALALIINNSPLSYLYNGLLDVPVVAQIGALKIAKPLLLWINDGLMALFFLLIGLEVKREVVDGHLSKPSQIVLPGAAAIGGMVVPALIYWFLNKDNPAAVAGWAIPMATDIAFALGVLALLGKRVPVSLKLFLMTLAIIDDLGAIIVIALFYSGTLSSLSLGLAAACLLVLIAMNRMGVVKLGPYMVVGLILWVCVLKSGVHATLAGVTLALCIPLRTKNAEPSPLLSLEHALHPWVAYGILPLFAFANAGVSLAGVSLESFTHHVPMGIAVGLLVGKTLGVFGFAWVMIKAGMAALPAGANWGQVLGVAILCGIGFTMSLFVGSLAFVPGSSEYAGMDRMGILTGSILAALIGYGITALSSRKPVTA from the coding sequence TTGCCCCTGCGTAGCACTTTCACTCGTTTCTTTCAGTTGGAAGCTGCCAGCGGTCTATTACTGATTGCTGCAGCTGCCCTGGCCTTGATCATCAACAACTCGCCCTTGTCGTACCTGTACAACGGCTTGCTGGATGTTCCCGTAGTCGCCCAGATTGGCGCGCTGAAAATCGCCAAGCCCCTGTTGTTATGGATCAACGACGGGCTGATGGCCCTGTTCTTTCTGCTGATTGGCCTGGAGGTCAAGCGCGAGGTGGTCGACGGGCATCTGTCCAAGCCTTCGCAGATCGTCTTGCCCGGCGCAGCCGCTATCGGCGGCATGGTGGTACCGGCGCTGATCTACTGGTTCCTCAACAAGGACAACCCGGCTGCCGTGGCTGGCTGGGCAATCCCCATGGCCACCGACATCGCCTTCGCTCTTGGCGTGCTGGCCTTGCTCGGCAAGCGCGTACCGGTTTCACTCAAGCTGTTCCTGATGACCCTGGCGATCATCGACGACCTGGGGGCGATCATCGTTATCGCCCTGTTCTACTCGGGTACCCTGTCGAGCCTGTCGCTGGGCCTGGCGGCAGCTTGCCTGCTGGTACTGATCGCGATGAACCGCATGGGCGTGGTCAAGCTTGGCCCGTACATGGTGGTCGGCCTGATCCTCTGGGTCTGCGTGCTCAAGAGCGGTGTGCACGCCACCCTGGCCGGTGTCACCCTGGCGCTGTGCATTCCGCTGCGCACCAAGAACGCCGAGCCTTCGCCGCTGCTGAGCCTGGAGCATGCCCTGCACCCCTGGGTTGCCTATGGCATCCTGCCGCTGTTCGCCTTCGCCAACGCCGGTGTGTCACTGGCCGGGGTCAGCCTCGAAAGCTTCACCCATCACGTGCCGATGGGCATTGCCGTAGGTTTGCTGGTGGGCAAGACCCTCGGCGTGTTCGGCTTCGCCTGGGTGATGATCAAGGCAGGCATGGCCGCCTTGCCGGCGGGTGCCAACTGGGGCCAGGTGCTGGGTGTGGCGATTCTCTGCGGCATCGGCTTCACCATGAGCCTGTTTGTCGGCTCCCTGGCCTTCGTGCCGGGTAGCAGCGAATACGCCGGCATGGACCGCATGGGCATTCTCACCGGCTCCATTCTGGCCGCGCTGATCGGCTATGGCATCACCGCGCTGTCGAGTCGCAAGCCCGTCACGGCCTGA